From a region of the Oryza sativa Japonica Group chromosome 6, ASM3414082v1 genome:
- the LOC4341761 gene encoding probable serine/threonine-protein kinase PBL17: MGGCFSLEEHRLQGKTEAGGPDGLRKCKSDSKATASVLAPPKDVEDLQIEGYGNVNIFTYNELRAATKNFRPDQILGEGGFGVVYKGVIDENVRAGFPSTQVAVKELNPEGFQGDKEWLAEVNYLGQLSHPNLVELIGYCCEGSHRLLVYEYMACGSLEKHLFRRVCLNMPWSTRMKIALGAARGLEYLHGAERSIIYRDFKTSNILLDADYNAKLSDFGLARTGPSGDQTHVSTRVMGTYGYAAPEYVMTGHLTARSDVYGFGVVLLEMIIGRRAVDKSRPSREHNLVEWARPLLVHNRKLFRIIDPRMEGQYSTKAAIEVAGLAYRCLSQNPKGRPTMSQVVETFEAVQNMPECQDILLQNCMTGAVTLYEVAKDPTESVEPEKIKQEQPAAKTVTVAPAPVNGKPVPQSRRTRPGNGRSKSEPSLECKLYIPSPDSDGQQPGLEALSSPSRDGSIKDPPDEDLYKI, from the exons ATGGGCGGATGCTTCTCGCTGGAGGAGCACCGGCTCCAGGGCAAGACAG AAGCTGGTGGGCCAGATGGGTTAAGGAAATGCAAATCTGATTCTAAAGCTACAGCAAGTGTCCTTGCCCCTCCAAAAGATGTGGAGGACCTGCAAATCGAAGGATACGGAAATGTTAATATTTTCACATATAATGAACTAAGAGCAGCCACAAAAAACTTCCGGCCTGACCAAATTCTTGGAGAGGGTGGGTTTGGTGTTGTTTACAAAGGTGTAATTGATGAAAATGTTAGAGCGGGCTTTCCATCCACACAAGTTGCTGTGAAAGAATTAAACCCAGAGGGATTTCAGGGTGACAAGGAATGGTTG GCAGAAGTCAACTACCTTGGGCAACTTAGCCATCCAAATCTAGTCGAACTGATTGGGTATTGCTGTGAAGGCTCTCATAGACTGCTTGTTTACGAGTACATGGCTTGCGGCAGCCTTGAAAAGCATCTTTTTCGCC GGGTTTGCCTTAATATGCCATGGTCTACTCGAATGAAGATTGCTCTAGGTGCTGCAAGGGGGCTGGAATATCTTCACGGAGCTGAGAGATCAATTATATATCGAGATTTCAAAACATCAAACATCTTGTTAGATGCG GATTATAATGCCAAGCTGTCAGACTTTGGCCTAGCACGAACTGGACCTAGTGGAGACCAAACCCATGTATCAACTCGGGTCATGGGTACTTATGGCTATGCAGCTCCTGAATATGTCATGACAG GCCATCTGACAGCACGAAGTGATGTCTATGGCTTTGGTGTCGTCCTTCTCGAGATGATCATAGGCAGGAGGGCTGTGGACAAGAGCCGGCCTAGCCGTGAGCACAACCTAGTTGAGTGGGCACGTCCCCTCCTCGTGCACAATCGGAAGCTGTTCAGGATTATCGATCCAAGAATGGAAGGGCAGTACTCCACCAAGGCTGCCATTGAGGTGGCAGGCCTTGCGTACCGATGCTTGAGCCAGAATCCCAAAGGACGACCCACCATGAGCCAGGTTGTTGAGACCTTTGAGGCTGTGCAAAACATGCCTGAATGCCAAGACATACTCTTGCAGAACTGCATGACGGGTGCAGTGACACTCTACGAGGTTGCAAAGGACCCTACGGAGAGCGTCGAGCCGGAGAAGATAAAACAAGAACAACCAGCAGCAAAAACGGTCACCGTGGCACCGGCACCGGTAAATGGAAAACCCGTGCCTCAGAGCAGGAGAACACGGCCAGGGAATGGCCGGAGCAAGAGCGAGCCGTCTTTGGAATGCAAGCTGTACATCCCATCTCCAGACTCTGATGGCCAGCAGCCAGGCCTGGAGGCATTGTCATCCCCTTCCAGAGATGGAAGCATAAAGGATCCACCGGACGAGGATTTGTACAAGATATAA
- the LOC4341762 gene encoding pollen allergen Lol p 2-A, with product MASLSSFRLSVAVAALLVVGSCATEVTFKVGEGSSGKSLELVTNVAISEVEIKEKGGKDWVALKESSTNTWSLKSEAALKGPFSVRFLVKNGGYRVVDDVIPESFTAGSEYKSGINV from the coding sequence ATGGCCTCGTTGTCCTCCTTCCGGCTCTCTGTGGCAGTGGCGGCATTGTTGGTCGTCGGCTCGTGCGCCACTGAGGTCACCTTCAAGGTCGGTGAGGGTTCTAGCGGAAAAAGTCTAGAGCTCGTCACCAACGTCGCCATCTCTGAGGTGGAGATCAAGGAGAAGGGCGGCAAGGACTGGGTGGCACTCAAGGAGTCATCGACTAACACCTGGTCGCTCAAGAGTGAGGCGGCGCTCAAGGGCCCCTTCTCCGTTCGCTTCCTTGTCAAGAACGGCGGCTACCGTGTCGTCGACGACGTCATCCCCGAAAGCTTTACGGCCGGCTCTGAATACAAGAGTGGTATCAACGTCTAA